The Euphorbia lathyris chromosome 2, ddEupLath1.1, whole genome shotgun sequence genome includes a window with the following:
- the LOC136218783 gene encoding peptide-N4-(N-acetyl-beta-glucosaminyl)asparagine amidase A-like, which yields MASSLVPLFLSFFIFFIFHPFPSVADIHTAKTLLRSNHFSQLPSIQKNDTTPPTVYFEVTKPINVPNSKPCAHTLLQHDFGYTYGKPPVLVNYTSPSHCPFHHFSKIIFEWNATSKGRQFDRIFGVWLGGVELLRSCTAEPRATGTFWSVQKDITRYSSLLVKDEIQQLAVYLGNIIDSTYTGVYHVNITIYFYPAKEKSDYSVDGLNNLRAPDVSKADLILPISRNLPLNDGLWFEIENNTQTQLKEFQIPQNVYRVVLEVYVSFHENDEFWFANYPNDYIIANNLTDATGNGPFREVLISLDEDVVGAIWPFTVIFTGGANPLLWRPITGIGSFNLPSYDIEITPFLGNILDGKIHKLGFTVTNALNVWYIDANLHLWLDHKSEKTQGKVLSHKSKPLLFSSMSNFIDLNGTFKTYAARNITSTGWVRSSLGKITTHFKQQFSYKNSMEVGENMNLQIVNQRIRVSDGVSFKKVKSEVHSFESLKQFDLEYYSDSFDQGNGSSLYITNVKLGLNEKKSSEKSRESSVKNVQKGEGVMVVKNNLVISGEGRTQQVYKYDGGEFCYFRNVSSSNYSIIYDNVKNKCNRKKEIPYLASELLNVNLNGV from the coding sequence ATGGCTTCCTCTCTTGTTCCTCTTTTTCtctccttcttcatcttcttcatcttccatccTTTTCCCTCCGTAGCCGACATTCACACAGCCAAAACCCTTCTTAGGTCAAATCACTTTTCTCAACTCCCCTCCATCCAGAAAAATGACACTACTCCACCAACTGTTTACTTTGAGGTTACAAAACCCATCAATGTCCCCAATTCTAAACCCTGTGCACACACTCTTCTTCAACATGATTTTGGCTATACCTATGGAAAACCTCCTGTTCTTGTTAATTACACCTCTCCCTCTCACTGCCCATTTCACCATTTCTCCAAAATTATCTTTGAATGGAATGCAACTTCTAAAGGTCGACAATTTGATCGCATTTTTGGGGTTTGGCTAGGAGGTGTAGAGCTTCTCAGAAGTTGCACGGCTGAGCCCAGAGCTACCGGAACTTTTTGGTCTGTTCAGAAGGATATTACTAGGTATTCTTCATTGCTTGTTAAGGATGAAATTCAACAACTTGCTGTTTATCTTGGTAACATTATTGATTCTACTTATACTGGGGTTTACCATGTCAATATAACTATCTATTTTTATCCTGCTAAAGAGAAATCAGATTATAGTGTTGATGGTTTGAATAATTTGAGAGCTCCAGATGTTTCTAAGGCTGATTTGATCTTACCGATTTCGAGAAATTTGCCATTGAATGATGGATTGTGGTTTGAAATTGAGAATAATACCCAAACCCAATTGAAGGAATTTCAAATCCCTCAAAATGTGTATAGGGTTGTATTAGAGGTTTATGTTTCATTTCATGAGAATGATGAATTTTGGTTTGCAAATTATCCAAATGACTATATTATTGCCAATAATCTCACTGATGCTACTGGAAATGGTCCTTTTAGAGAGGTACTAATTAGCCTAGATGAAGATGTTGTTGGTGCAATTTGGCCTTTTACTGTGATTTTTACAGGTGGGGCTAATCCTCTTCTATGGAGACCAATTACAGGCATAGGTTCATTCAATCTGCCCTCTTATGACATTGAAATTACACCATTTTTAGGGAATATATTGGATGGGAAGATTCATAAATTGGGGTTTACAGTTACTAATGCTTTGAATGTTTGGTATATAGATGCAAACTTGCATCTTTGGTTAGATCACAAGAGTGAAAAAACTCAAGGGAAAGTTTTGAGTCATAAGAGCAAACCACTGTTATTCTCTTCTATGTCAAATTTCATTGATTTGAATGGAACTTTCAAGACATATGCAGCAAGAAATATTACTTCAACAGGATGGGTAAGGTCTTCCCTTGGGAAAATCACTACACATTTTAAACAACAATTCAGTTATAAAAACTCAATGGAGGTGGGTGAGAATATGAATTTACAGATAGTGAATCAGAGAATTCGAGTTAGTGATGGTGTTTCTTTCAAAAAGGTCAAGTCTGAAGTTCATTCATTTGAATCATTGAAACAGTTTGATTTGGAATATTACTCAGACTCATTTGATCAAGGAAATGGGAGTTCCTTGTATATAACAAACGTTAAACTGGGTTTGAATGAGAAGAAATCAAGTGAAAAATCAAGGGAAAGCAGTGTGAAAAATGTGCAAAAAGGGGAGGGTGTAATGGTTGTGAAGAACAATTTGGTGATTAGTGGAGAGGGAAGAACACAGCAGGTTTACAAATATGATGGAGGTGAATTTTGCTACTTTAGGAATGTAAGCAGCTCAAATTATAGCATTATTTATGACAATGTGAAGAATAAATGCAATAGAAAGAAGGAAATTCCATATCTTGCTTCAGAGTTGCTGAATGTGAATCTGAATGGAGTATAA
- the LOC136218784 gene encoding peptide-N4-(N-acetyl-beta-glucosaminyl)asparagine amidase A-like encodes MASFLLPLFLSFIFHPFPSIAHIHRAKTLLNSNLLSQPTSTPLNESSPTVYFEVTKPINVPKSDHCIHTVLQHDFGYTYGKPPVLANYTPPSHCPFQHFSKIVFEWNATSKGRQFDRIFGVWLGGVELLRSCTAEPRATGIFWSVQKDITRYYSLLVKNETQDLAVYLGNLVDTTYTGVYNVNLTFYFYPAKEKSDYSVDGLSNLRALDVSKADLILPISRNLPLNDGLWFEIENSTQIQLKEFEIPQNVYRAVLEVYVSFHENDEFWYGNFPNDYIIANNLTDVPGNGPFREVVVSLDGDVVGAIWPFTVIYTGGVNPLLWRPITGIGSFNLPSYDIEITPFLGNILDGKIHKLGFTVTNALNVWYIDANLHLWLDHKSIKTQGKVLSHKSKPLFLSLVSNFKDLNGTFLTNARRSISSTGWVMSSLGKMTTHFKQQFSYKNSMELGENGNLQIVDQTISYNDSVLFRKLTSSVHSFESLKLFELGMYTDFSDQGNESSLYITNVTLGFNEKKSEDSSGSMTESLKNRQNAEGVMVVKNNLVVSGKGSTQQDYKYAGSELCYFRNVSSSNYTILYDKVKNKCNKKEHILLGFGFSKRWPVPSR; translated from the coding sequence ATGGCttccttccttcttcctctcttcctctCCTTCATCTTTCACCCTTTTCCTTCTATAGCTCACATTCACAGGGCCAAAACTCTTCTTAATTCAAATCTTCTCTCTCAACCCACTTCTACCCCTCTCAATGAATCCTCACCAACTGTTTATTTTGAGGTTACAAAACCCATCAATGTCCCCAAATCCGACCACTGTATACACACTGTTCTTCAACATGATTTTGGTTATACATATGGAAAACCTCCTGTTCTTGCTAATTATACCCCTCCTTCCCATTGCCCATTTCAACATTTCTCCAAAATTGTCTTCGAATGGAACGCCACTTCTAAAGGTCGACAATTTGATCGCATTTTTGGAGTTTGGCTAGGAGGTGTAGAGCTTCTCAGAAGTTGCACGGCTGAGCCCAGAGCTACTGGAATTTTTTGGTCAGTCCAGAAGGATATTACTAGGTATTATTCATTGCTTGTTAAGAATGAGACTCAAGACCTTGCTGTTTATCTTGGTAATCTTGTTGATACTACTTATACTGGGGTTTACAATGTCaatttaactttttatttttatcctgCTAAAGAGAAATCGGATTATAGTGTTGATGGTCTGAGTAATTTGAGAGCTCTAGATGTTTCTAAGGCTGATTTGATCTTGCCCATTTCAAGAAATTTGCCATTGAATGATGGGTTGTGGTTTGAAATTGAGAATAGTACCCAAATCCAGTTGAAGGAATTTGAAATCCCTCAAAATGTGTATAGGGCTGTATTGGAAGTTTATGTTTCGTTTCATGAGAATGATGAATTTTGGTATGGAAATTTTCCAAATGACTATATTATTGCAAACAATCTCACTGATGTTCCTGGAAATGGTCCTTTTAGAGAGGTTGTTGTTAGTCTTGATGGAGATGTTGTTGGTGCAATATGGCCTTTTACTGTGATTTATACTGGTGGTGTTAATCCCCTTTTATGGAGACCAATTACGGGCATAGGTTCGTTCAATCTGCCCTCTTATGACATTGAAATTACTCCATTTTTAGGGAATATATTGGATGGGAAGATTCATAAATTGGGGTTTACAGTTACTAATGCTCTGAATGTTTGGTACATAGATGCAAATTTGCACCTTTGGTTAGACCATAAGAGTATAAAAACTCAAGGGAAAGTTTTGAGTCATAAGAGTAAGCCTCTGTTCTTATCTTTGGTTTCAAATTTCAAGGATTTGAATGGAACATTCTTGACAAATGCACGAAGGTCTATTTCCTCGACGGGGTGGGTAATGTCCTCCCTTGGGAAAATGACAACACATTTTAAACAACAGTTTAGTTACAAAAACTCAATGGAGCTCGGTGAGAATGGGAATTTGCAGATTGTGGATCAGACAATTAGTTATAATGATAGTGTTCTTTTCAGAAAGCTTACCTCTTCTGTTCATTCCTTTGAATCATTGAAACTCTTTGAATTGGGTATGTATACCGACTTCTCCGATCAAGGAAATGAGAGTTCATTGTATATAACAAACGTTACACTGGGTTTCAATGAGAAGAAATCAGAAGACTCTAGTGGATCAATGACGGAGTCTCTTAAAAATCGACAGAATGCGGAAGGTGTAATGGTTGTGAAGAACAACTTGGTGGTTAGTGGAAAGGGAAGTACACAGCAGGATTACAAATATGCTGGAAGTGAATTGTGCTATTTCAGGAATGTTAGCAGCTCAAACTATACCATTCTTTATGACAAAGTGAAGAATAAATGCAATAAGAAGGAACATATTCTTCTGGGTTTTGGTTTCAGTAAACGGTGGCCAGTTCCATCCCGATGA